A region from the Aegilops tauschii subsp. strangulata cultivar AL8/78 chromosome 5, Aet v6.0, whole genome shotgun sequence genome encodes:
- the LOC109778112 gene encoding uncharacterized protein, which translates to MAASSTQPLNPAAPPFVPVASALPKLCPPASSSLPVGFPLPPQCLLPPPPLPPPCALSVPPLPWVQVPPPPPCQVTVYCRPLSCPVTAYCIPPPPRPPLLSGKSCSSTETVDGASDKSLMAEEENRPSPRSVLSPRSPASVSPRAPKPRAAPRPMGSKPAFDPSTGKTSLMICNIPNGFSKRRIMAILDQHCAEENEKLRRGVDGGGKAVNSEYDFLYVPIDFRTKYNKGYAFVNMTTATAARRLHAFLHGHSWAATGSKKVCEVVHASIQGADALVKHFSGSKFPCGNGNEEFLPVRFGPPRSDRRPTAERVIGQAVVRSSPPLRR; encoded by the exons ATGGCTGCCTCCTCCACTCAGCCCCTGAACCCTGCTgctcctccctttgtccccgtAGCCTCCGCCCTCCCGAAGCTCTGCCCCCCGGCTTCGTCCTCCCTGCCGGTTGGCTTTCCCCTCCCGCCGCAGTGCCTGCTCCCGCCGCCCCCGCTACCGCCGCCGTGCGCGTTGTCCGTCCCGCCCTTGCCATGGGTGCAGGTGCCTCCTCCCCCTCCATGTCAGGTAACTGTGTACTGCCGCCCGCTGTCGTGTCCGGTGACGGCGTACTGCatccctccgccgccgcggccaccgTTGCTATCGGGGAAGAGCTGCAGCAGCACGGAAACCGTCGACGGCGCCAGTGACAAGTCTCTGATGGCCGAGGAGGAAAACCGCCCCTCCCCTCGCTCTGTTCTCTCACCCAGGAGTCCCGCCTCCGTCTCGCCGCGGGCGCCGAAGCCGAGGGCGGCGCCTCGGCCTATGGGCAGCAAGCCTGCCTTCGACCCAAGCACCGGCAAGACGTCTCTCATGATCTGCAACATCCCCAACGGCTTCTC GAAGCGGAGGATTATGGCGATTCTGGACCAGCACTGCGCCGAGGAGAACGAGAAGCTCCGGCGgggcgtcgacggcggcggcaAGGCCGTGAACTCGGAGTACGATTTCCTCTATGTCCCAATCGACTTCAG AACGAAGTATAACAAGGGGTACGCCTTCGTCAacatgacgacggcgacggcggcgcgtcgGCTGCACGCGTTCCTCCACGGCCACTCATGGGCGGCGACGGGCTCCAAGAAAGTGTGCGAGGTCGTGCACGCAAGCATCCAG GGTGCTGATGCGTTGGTTAAGCACTTCTCCGGCTCCAAGTTCCCCTGCGGCAACGGGAACGAGGAGTTCCTGCCGGTGCGCTTCGGGCCGCCGCGGAGCGACCGCAGGCCGACGGCGGAGCGCGTGATCGGCCAGGCGGTGGTCCGTTCGAGCCCGCCGCTGAGGCGCTGA